In the Dyella humicola genome, CACGACCGAGAACGCGGCCACCAGGCCAGCGGCAATGAGCGTCTTGCGAATCACGTTGTTGGTGCGCATGGGGAATCTCCTGTAGTGGGGAAGCGCTGTCCTTGAGACAGACGGCTGCCGCGGGTGGCGGCATCCGTGGCACCTATCCAAGCAGCCGCAACATGAACCAGGCTCGGCTGATACCGACAACGGTTCAGTGCGCGATTAGTGTTGCGAAGAAAATGTGCGCATGACGTTGTCATCGCGTTCGCAGGAATCGGGGCCAACAATGAGACGCAGAACACATTGTTGGCCTCATTTGCATGCGGTAACTGACGCCAGGATGACGTTCGCAAACTCGTGCGTCATTGGCACGGCGAAGTGATCGAAACACCGTGAATATGCCTCGATACACGTATTGTGAAACGTTCACTCATCCGGCACATTGCCAAGATAAAACATAGTGTCGTCAGGCTTGATTTCGGGGGGGATCATGGCCGAGTTGGAAGTTCGGGTGATATCCGAACGGCGTGAAGGATTGCTCATCGCGTTGGGTCGTGTCGTCAGCGAGCACGGTCACGTGCTGGTGCGCCAGCGTCTGTCGCCAGACGTCCAGGGTGCGAGCCTGACCCTGGTGTTGCGTGGTCCAGACGGATCTCGATCCGCCTTGGAGCAGGCGCTCAGTGTGCATCCGCGTGTGCTGAGATTCGAATCGTCATGGCGCACGGCCGAAAAGCATTTCGTGCCAACACTGCTGGACGCCGTGGACGTCGAAGTATCGGCCGTCGCGCTGTCGCCGCCGAAGGCGCTTGCCCTGGGCATGCCATCGGCTGCCGACGTGGCGCGGGTCGAGCGCATGTTGCCCAATCTGGCCAAGGACTATCCGCGGATCTTTCCGTGGTTGATCAATCTCGAGTATGCAGTTGACGCTGAAGCGCGGGAGGCGTCCCTGCATTTTGCGGGCCGGCGTGCCGGGGCCTGGGTGTTCCGCCGCGATTTCGCCTTCGGTGCGCGCCTGGCTGCCACCGACGCCTTGAAGCGCATTGTCGTGCCGGCATTGCGCGATTTGGTAACCGTGGAATTGCGCGGCGATCAGCTGTATGTGCGCGGCTGCCCGTTGTGCCAGCCCGGCGGATCGTCCGGTGGACGATTCTTCTGTGGCTTCATCGAGGGATTGCTGGCCGATGCACTGGCGACCGGTGCGCCAAGCGCCAGCGAGGTCAATTGCCATTGCCACGGTGCGCCCGAGTGCGTCTTCGAACTGGCACCGTGATCGATTCAAGGGGGATTTCATGCAGGACATGCATCAGCACTACAACTATCTGCTGGTAGGACTTTCGTACCTGGTGGCCGTACTCGGCTCCTTCACCGCTTTGCAGTTCGCGCTAGGCATTCCCTTGGCGCGTACGCCGGGACAGCGCTGGGGCTCGATTCTCGCCGCGGGCACGGCCATGGGTGGGGGCGCCATCTGGGCCATGCATTTCGTCGCCATGCTCGCGTGCAGCATGGGTGCGCAGGCGACCTACGACGTCGTGCTGACCGCCATCTCGGTGCTGCTCGCGGTGGTGGTGTCTTCGCTGGGACTGGCGATTGCGGGTAGCGCTGTCTTTCGTTGGACCAACCTGCTGGCAGCCGGCACCTTGATGGGGCTCGGCGTGGCGGGCATGCACTACCTCGGCATGGGCGCCATGCTGATGTCGGCGCAGGTGACGTATGACATGTGCCTGGTCGCGTTGTCGGTGTTCATCGCCATCGTCGCATCGACGGCTGCGTTATGGCTGGCCTTCAATCTGCGCGGAAAACTGCAGATGCTGGGCAGCGCCCTGGTCATGGGGATAGCCGTATGCGGCATGCATTACACCGGCATGGCCGCGGCGACCTTCAATCAGGGCGGAACGCTGCCCGCCGGATTTGAACAGGGCGTGCGGGGTGATCATCTGGGCGGGGTGATCGCCATCATCGTGATGGCGATGCTGGTGCTTGCCCTGGCGATCAGCATCGTTCGCCAGTATCGACGGTCGGTGCTTTCCATCTAGGGCCTGTT is a window encoding:
- a CDS encoding MHYT domain-containing protein codes for the protein MQDMHQHYNYLLVGLSYLVAVLGSFTALQFALGIPLARTPGQRWGSILAAGTAMGGGAIWAMHFVAMLACSMGAQATYDVVLTAISVLLAVVVSSLGLAIAGSAVFRWTNLLAAGTLMGLGVAGMHYLGMGAMLMSAQVTYDMCLVALSVFIAIVASTAALWLAFNLRGKLQMLGSALVMGIAVCGMHYTGMAAATFNQGGTLPAGFEQGVRGDHLGGVIAIIVMAMLVLALAISIVRQYRRSVLSI